The segment CCGGCTGGTGCTACGTTACCGGACCCCGCCGGGCCGGCGCTGCCGGCACCCTCCTTACTGGCCGCCCAGGGGGCCATGCGCCCCCGCCGCCCCGCAAGCCGCAAGCCCCCGGCCGTCCCGAGAAGCCGGCCGGGCTTCCACGCCCCGCCCCCAGCCTCCGGCGGCCGGCCCGACCTCCCGGCCCCCGGCGGATTCCGCGAGGGCGGCTGGTGCCCATTTCCCCGCCCGGCCCGGGTTCCCTCCTGCGGGCCGGGCCCGGGTTCCTTCCGGCCGGCCCGGGCCGCGCCGCCGCGGCAGGCCCGGGCCGGGGCCCCGTCCCGGCAGCCGGGGCCGGCGCCACGGTCCGGCCCCGGCTGCGACAGGGCTCACCCGAGCAGCATCAGGGCTCGTTGTGGGCGATCCGCGCCGCGGCAGCCGCCGCCACGCCGGCCACCAGGTCGTCCAGGAACGTCTGCACCCGCCCCTGGCTCTTCTCGTTGTTGAGCCGCTCGATGACCCCCAGCTTCACCTTGTCCAGGTAGCCGAAGTTGGTGAGCCCGATGGACCCGTACACGTTGGTGATGGCCAGGGCCAGGACCTCGTCCACGCCGTAGAGCGGCTCGTCGGTGCGCAGGATGGACAGCAGCGGCTCCTCCAGCAGCCCCTGCTCCGCCGCCTCGTCCAGGGCGATGCCCGTCAGCAGGGCGTGCTGGACCTCCCGCTTGGCGATCACCGCTTCCACGCTGGCCAGGCACTGCTCCAGGGTGATGCCCGGCACGTACTTCTCCTGGATGGCCAGGACGATCTCCGCGATGTCCCGCAGGGTGACCCCGCGCCGCTCCAGGCGGCGGATCACCTCGGCCCGGTGGTCCACCCGCAGGCGGACCGGCTCGGAGACCTTTGGCGCCCTTTCGGCCAACCCGACCCCTCCTCCCCGCTTCCTCCCTCGCCCGATCGCTGCCTATCGCTGCTCCGCGCAAACTGCTGTCCGTGGCAACCGCTGTCCGTGGAACTGGGCCCCCCCTTGCCTCACTGCTGCCGGCCTCCATTGTCGCCGGAGGCGGAGACCGTCCCGGGGGACCGCTCCGGCCGGCCCCCGCCCGGGGGCCGCGGCGAAGGGGCAGGACCGTGCCCCATGCCCGGATCCCCTCACCAGCGGACCGCACCCGCCATGCCGCCGGCGGCCAGCCACCTCCCATGTCGCCGGCCGGCCCGCGATGTTCCGGTCCGCCCGGCGGTCAGTGATCGTCCAGGTAGAACCCGCTGTCGCCCACCACCCGGGCCAGGTCCTGCAGGAGCTCCGCCCGCGGCGTCACCCAGTACTGGGCATCGACCTGCAGGGCATGGCCCCGCCCCGGGAAGACCAGCACCACCGGCGAGGTGCCCGGATGGCGCTGGCAGGCGCCGCGCACCCGGGCCAGCACGCCCTCCACGGCGTCGGGCCCGCCGTCCGGCAGGGCCACCACCAGCCGCTTCCCCGTCACCAGCGGCCAGATCTCCTCGGCCACCACCTTGGGCGGCTCCTCTTCCTCCCGGCGGTCGACCCGGCCGCGGACGACGATCACCGCATCCTCCTGCAGGGCTTCGGCGGCTTCGGCGTAGGTCCGCGGGAAGACCACCACCTCCACCGTTCCCTCCAGGTCTTCCAGCTGGACGAAGGCCATGAAATCGCCGCCCCGGGTGGTGATGCGGCGCACGCCCTGCACCAGGCCGCCCACCTGGACCCGGGCGCCGTCTTCCCGGTCCGCCAGCTGGCGGGTGGTGGCGGTGACCCGCCGGGCCAGCTCCCGCTGGTAGTGGGCCAGGGGGTGGCCCGACAGGTAGAGGCCCAGCACCTCCTTCTCCATGGCCAGCTTGCGGTTGGGAGGCCATTCGTCCACCGGCGGCAGCTCGGTGACCTCCAGGTCGGCGGCGGCGGCGCCGGCGCCGGTTCCACCACCGCCGCTGCCGCGGCCGCCTGCCCCCACCAGGGCCGCCGTCAGGTCCAGCAGGGACACCTGGCCCGTCTCCCGTTCCTTGTGCCAGCGCTGGGCCCGGTTCATTACCTCTTCCAGGCCCGCCACCAGCCGGGCGCGGGGCTCGCCCAGGCTGTCGAAGGCCCCGGCCTTGATCAGGCTCTCCAGGGCACGGCGGTTGACCTGGCGCAGGTCGACCCGGCGGCAGAAGTCGTCCAGGGAGCGGAAGGGCCCGCCCTCCTGCCGGGCGGCGACGATGGACTCGATGGCCCCGAAGCCCACGTTCTTCACCGCCGCCAGGCCGAAGCGGATCGCCTGGCCGCCAGGCGCGCCGGGGTCGGGCACCACGGTGAAGCGGGCCTCGCTCTGGTTGACGTCGGGAGGCAGCACCGGGATGCCCAGGCGGCGGCACTCGGCGATATATTCCGCCACCCGGTCGGAGTTGCTCATCACGCTGCTCAGGGTGGCGGCCATGTACGGCGCCGGGTAGTGGGTCTTGAGGTAGGCGGTCACGTAGGCCAGGTAGCCGTAGGCCGCCGAGTGGCTCTTGTTGAACCCGTACCCGGCGAAGTACTCCATCAGGTCGAAGATGCGGCCCGCCAGCTCGGCGTCGATGCCCTTGGCCGCGGCCCCGGCCAGGAACTTCTCCCGCTGCTTCTGCATCTCCTCGGGCTTCTTCTTGCCCATGGCCCGGCGCAGCAGGTCGGCCTCGCCCAGGGTGAAGCCGGCCATCACGCTGGCGATCTGCATGACCTGCTCCTGGTAGACGATGGTCCCGTAGGTCTCCTTGAGGATCGGCTCGAGCCACGGGTGCGGGTATTCCACCGGCACCTGGCCGTGCTTGCGCTTGATGAAGTCGTCCACCATGCCGCTGCCCAGGGGGCCGGGCCGGAACAGGGCGACGGCGGCGATCAGGTCCTCGATGCTGGACGGCTTGAGGGAGCGCAGCATCTGGGTGAAACCCGACGACTCCACCTGGAACATGGCGGCCGTCTCGCCCCGGCTCATGGCCTCGAAAGTCGCCGCGTCGTCCAGCGGGATGTCCCGCACCCGGAAGGGCCGGCGGGCGGCGGTACCGTCGCCGCCGGGGCCGCCACCCGCCCCGCCCGCGCCGCGCGGGCCATCCTTGCCAACCTCCCCCGACGCACCACCCGCGCCGCCCGCGCCGGCCGGGCCGCCTGCTCCGCCCGGCCCGGCCGGGCCGGGTTCTTCCGCCAGCACGTCCCGGGCCCCCGTCTGGTGGATGATCTGCTCGGTCTCCTGGATCACGTGCAGGGTGCGCAGGCCCAGGAAGTCCATCTTGAGCAGGCCCAGCTCCTCCAGGGTGGTCATGGGGAACTGGGTGACGGTGGAACCGTCCTGCATCCGCTGCAGGGGCACGTGTTCCATCAGCGGGTCGCGGCCGATCACCACGCCGGCGGCGTGGACCGAGGCGTGGCGGGGCATCCCCTCCAGCTTGCGCGCCATGTCGACCAGCTGGCGCACCACCGGCTGCTGGTCGTAGGCCTGTTTGAGCTCGGGGCTGGACTCCAGGGCCTGGTCCAGGGTGATGCCCAGCTGGGCCGGGACCATCTTGGCGATCTTGTCGACCTCGCCGTAGGGCAGGCCCATCACCCGGCCCACGTCGCGGATCACCGCCCGGGCCAGCATGCGGCCGAAGGTGATGATCTGCGCCACCCGGTCCCGGCCGTACTTGCGCACCACGTACTCGATGACCTCGTCGCGCCGGTGGTCGTCGAAGTCGATGTCGATGTCGGGCATGGTGACCCGCTCGGGGTTGAGGAACCGCTCGAAGAGCAGGTTGTAGCGCAGGGGATCGATGTCGGTGATCCCCAGCACGTAGGCCACCAGGCTGCCCGCCGCCGAGCCGCGGCCCGGGCCCACGGCGATGCCGTTGCGGCGGGCGTAGTCCACGAAATCCCACACGATCAGGAAGTAGGCCGGGTAGCCCATGCGGGTGATGACCTCGAGCTCGTGGTTCAGCCGGTCCCGCACCTCGCTGCCCGCGTTGGGGTAACGCTCGGGCAGCTTGCTCTCGCACAGGTAGCGCAGGTAGGAGGCCGCGTCGTGCCCCTCCGGCACCTCGTAGTGGGGCAGGAGGAACCGGCCGAACTCGAACTCCAGCTGGCAGCGCTCGGCCAGCTTGACCGTGTTGGCCAGGGCCTCCGGCACGTCCCGGAACAGGGCGGCCATCTCCTCCGGCGTCTTGAGGTAGAACTCCGGCCCTTCGAAGCGCATGCGGTTCGGGTCGTCCAGGGTCTTGCCCGTCTGGATGCAGAGCAGCACCTCGTGGGCGGCGGCGTCGTCCTTGTTCAAGTAGTGGACGTCGTTGGTCGCCACCACCGGCACGTCGAAGCGCCGGGCCAGCTCCAGGATGCGGGCGTACGCCCTGCGTTCCTCGGGAAGGCCGTGGTCCTGGATCTCGAAGTAGAAGCGGTCGCCGAAGACCTCCAGGTACCAGCGCACGGCCTGGAGCGCTTCCTCCTCCCGCCCCTCTAGGAGCAGCCGCGGGATCTCGCTGCCGATGCAGCCCGAGGTGACGATCAGGCCCTCGCTGTACTGGGCCAGCAGTTCCCGGTCGGCCCGCGGCTTGTAGTAGAACCCCTCGGCATAGGCCCGGGAGACGATGCGGATCAGGTTGCGGTAGCCCGTCTCGTTCTGGGCCAGGGCCAGCAGGTGGTAGGGCTGGTCGTCCAGCTTGGGCTCCCGGTCGTGCCGGGTGCGCCGGGCCAGGTACAGCTCGCAGCCGATGATGGGCTTGATCCCGTGCTTCTTGCACGCCTTGTAGAAGTCGATGGCGCCGTACATGACGCCGTGGTCCGTCAGCGCCAGGGCGGGCATGCCCAGCTCGGCCGCCCGCGCGGCCAGCTCGCCGACCCGGGCGGCGCCATCGAGCAGGCTGTATTCGCTGTGGACGTGCAGGTGGACGAAGGGTTCCATCGCCACCCCTCCGTTCGACCGGTTCCTGTCCACCTTCGCCACGGGCCATGAAGGCTCCTGGCGGCCCCCTCGCCTCGGGCCGGGGTTCCCGGCCCGCCCGCGCCGCCCACCACCGCTGCACCCCCGGCCCCGGCCCCTGCCCTTGAGCCTGCGGCCGCCCGCAGGTAGAGCCCACTCCCTGCCGGCCGCCGCTTGGCCACGACGAAGCCCATCGGAGTTCCGGGGCATTCCGGCCGGCCCGGGCGACCGTTGGGCGCTCCGGACACGCACCGGCGCTGCGGGCGGTCCATAGGGTGGTCCGTGACGCGCGCCCGGCCCGCCCGGCCGCGGCGCCCGGCCGGGCCGGGACGGGCGCCCGCGGGCAACGGGCGGCCGGCGGTCCCACCGCCTGAAACCCGTCGCCTGGGGAGGTGCAGCCCTTTGCAGCGCTTGCTGGCGTTCGCCCTGGTGGGCCTCATCGCCCAGCTGGTGGATGGGGCCCTGGGCATGGCCTACGGGGTGACCTCGTCGTCGCTGCTCTTGCTCTACGGCCTGGCGCCCGCCGCCGCCTCGGCGTCGGTCCATCTGGCCGAGACCATCACCACCGCCGTGTCGGGTCTCGCCCACTGGCGCATGGGCAACTGGCACCGGCCCACCGTTCGCGGCCTGGTGCTGCCGGGGGCGGTGGGGGCGTTCCTCGGTGCGGTGCTGCTGGCCTCGTTGCCGGCGGAGCGGGTGCGGCCGGTGGTGGCCGGGTTCCTCCTGGTCCTGGGCGTGTACATCCTGGTGCGGTTCACCCTGGCCGCCATGCCGCGCCACCGGCGGCCGCCGCGGCTGCGGCTGCGGTACGTGATGCCGCTGGGGTTCGTGGCGGGGCTCCTGGACGCCACGGGCGGCGGCGGCTGGGGTCCCATCGCCACCCCGGCCCTCATGGTGCGCGGCGACCTGCCGCCCCACCAGGTGGTGGGGTCGGTGTCCATCGCCGAGTTCGCCGTGGCGGTGTCGGCCACCCTGGGCTTCGCCCTCACCCTGGGCTGGGAGGGGGTGGCGTGGCTGCAGGTGGCCGCCCTGGTGGCCGGAGGTGCCGTGGCGGCGCCCCTGGCGGCCTGGATGGCCCGCAGGCTGCCGGCCCAGGTGCTGGGCGTGATGGTGGGGACCGCGGTCCTGCTGGTCAACCTGCGCACCCTCTTCGGGGCTGCGGGCATCACGGGCCTGACCCGGCTGCTGGCCTACGCCCTGGTGGCGGCCGTCTGCCTGGGGCTCCTGGTGCAGGCCGCCCTGCGCAGCCGGCGGCAGGCCGCCTCCCAGGTCCAGCACCCCGCCACGGATTGATCCGCCCCGGACCGAGCTGCCCCCTTGAAGCCGCCCCGGAGCCGCCCCCGCACGGCGGGGCCGCCGCGGTGCCAATGCGGCGCGTCGCCCCGAGCGCCGGGTGCTCGGGGCGACGCGCCGCTTCTTCCTTCACCAAGCCGCCCCGGTGGGCTCCGCGCACCGGATCGCCCGGGGCCCGCCGGATTCGGACCAGCCGGGTCAGCTGCCGTCGGCCGTACCGGCCGCCGCCAGGCCGGCCGTGCCCTCGTACACCCGCTCGCCGTTGACCTCCACGGCGTAGTGGATCGCCGCGGTCCGGCCGATCATGGCGCTGACGCCGCAGTACTTCTGCTGGCTCAAGGTCACCGCCCGGACGGCCCGCTCGGGATCCAGGCCGTGGCCCTCCAGGCGGTACACCAGCCGCACCTGCCGGAACACCTTGGGGTGCTCCTCGGGCTCCTCCGCCTCCAGGTCGATGACCAGCGAGCCCAAGGGCTGACGCATCTTGTTCAGGATCTCCACCACGTCAATGGCCGTGCAGCCGCCCAGCCCCAGCAGCACCAGGTCCTTGGGCGACGGCGCCTCCCGCCGCTCGCCCTCCCGGGGCGCCCCCTGCAAGGGCACCTCCAGGCCCAGGTCGTTGGCCCCGACGTAGCGGCTCCCGCCCTTCCAGCGCACCGTTCCGTGCCGCATGGGCATGCCTCCGTCACGCGCAGAAGCGGTCGAAGGCGGCCTTGAGGTCGGCGGCCACCTCCTCCGCCGTGCGGTTCTCGATGTCGCTGCGGTGCAGCATGTAGACCAGCTGCCGGCCCTTGAGCAGGGCGATGGACGGCGAGGAGGGCGGCTGACCCGTGAAGTACTCCCGCATGCGGGCCGTGGCCTCCCGGTCCTGGCTGGCGAAGACCGTCAGCCACCGCCGGGGCCGCCGTTCATGCTCCAGGGCCATAGCCACCGCCGGCCGGGCGATGCCGCCGGCGCAGCCGCACATGGAGTTGACCACCACCAGGGTGGTCTCGTCGTCGCCCGCCTCCGCCATGGCCGCGTCCACCTCTTCCGGCGTCCGCAGCTCGGTGAAGCCCAGGCGGACCAGTTCCTCCCGCATGGGCGCAAAGAACATGTCGAGCATCTCCATGCTCATGGCGATCCCTCCCTGTCCCCGGCCGGTCCTTCCCGGGGGCCCGCCCGGTCCCGGCCCGGCGACCTGCTGGCGCTGCGGTGCGGCGGCAACGGGTTCGCCCAACCCCCCTTCCGGTCCAACCCCTGGACCCTGGAACCGGCCCCTAGACCCCCGCCGCCGGCCGGGCCTCCGCTTCCGCCGGCCGCTCCGTCTCCCGGTGGACCAGCTCCACCAGCCGCCGCAGGTGGTCGACGGGCGTCTCGGGCAGCACGCCGTGGCCCAGGTTGAAGATGTGCCCGGGCCGCCCCGCCGCCCGCCGCAGCACGTCGCGCGCCTGTTCTTCCACCTGGTCGAAGGGGGCCAGCAGCGCCGCGGGATCCAGGTTGCCCTGGATCGCCTTGTCCGGGCCGATGGCCTCCCAGGCCCGATCCAGGTCGACCCGCCAGTCGACCCCTACCACCTCGGCGCCCGCCTCGGCCATCAGGGGCAGCAGGGCCGCGTTCCCCGTGCCGAAGTGGATCCGCGGCACGCCCAGGTCGGCCAGCCCCTCCAGCACCCGGCTCGAGTAGGGCAGGACGAACCGGCGGTATGCCGCCGGCCCCAGGCCGCCCACCCAGGAGTCGAAGAGCTGCACCGCCTGGACCCCGGCCTCCACCTGGGCCCGCAAGTAGTCGAGGACCGTCTCCGCCAGCCGCTCCATCAGCCCGTGCCAGAAGGCGGGATCGCCATACATCAGCGCCCGGGCCCGGTGGAATTCCCGCGACGGCCGGCCCTCGATCAGGTAGCAGGCCAGGGTGAAGGGCGCGCCGGCGAACCCGATCAGGGGAACCCGGTCGCCCAGGGCCCGCCGGACCAGCCGCACCGTCTCCAGCACCGGGGCCAGTTCCTCCCGCGGGTCGAACCGCCGCAGCCGCCCCAGGTCGGCCGCCGCGGCCAGCGGCTGGCCCACCACGGGCCCCACCCCGGGCTCGATGCGGTAGTCGACGCCCAGGGGCGCCAGCGGCGTCATGATGTCGGCGAAG is part of the Thermaerobacter subterraneus DSM 13965 genome and harbors:
- a CDS encoding sulfite exporter TauE/SafE family protein, whose amino-acid sequence is MQRLLAFALVGLIAQLVDGALGMAYGVTSSSLLLLYGLAPAAASASVHLAETITTAVSGLAHWRMGNWHRPTVRGLVLPGAVGAFLGAVLLASLPAERVRPVVAGFLLVLGVYILVRFTLAAMPRHRRPPRLRLRYVMPLGFVAGLLDATGGGGWGPIATPALMVRGDLPPHQVVGSVSIAEFAVAVSATLGFALTLGWEGVAWLQVAALVAGGAVAAPLAAWMARRLPAQVLGVMVGTAVLLVNLRTLFGAAGITGLTRLLAYALVAAVCLGLLVQAALRSRRQAASQVQHPATD
- a CDS encoding phosphatidylglycerophosphatase A family protein gives rise to the protein MRVDHRAEVIRRLERRGVTLRDIAEIVLAIQEKYVPGITLEQCLASVEAVIAKREVQHALLTGIALDEAAEQGLLEEPLLSILRTDEPLYGVDEVLALAITNVYGSIGLTNFGYLDKVKLGVIERLNNEKSQGRVQTFLDDLVAGVAAAAAARIAHNEP
- the dnaE gene encoding DNA polymerase III subunit alpha, with translation MEPFVHLHVHSEYSLLDGAARVGELAARAAELGMPALALTDHGVMYGAIDFYKACKKHGIKPIIGCELYLARRTRHDREPKLDDQPYHLLALAQNETGYRNLIRIVSRAYAEGFYYKPRADRELLAQYSEGLIVTSGCIGSEIPRLLLEGREEEALQAVRWYLEVFGDRFYFEIQDHGLPEERRAYARILELARRFDVPVVATNDVHYLNKDDAAAHEVLLCIQTGKTLDDPNRMRFEGPEFYLKTPEEMAALFRDVPEALANTVKLAERCQLEFEFGRFLLPHYEVPEGHDAASYLRYLCESKLPERYPNAGSEVRDRLNHELEVITRMGYPAYFLIVWDFVDYARRNGIAVGPGRGSAAGSLVAYVLGITDIDPLRYNLLFERFLNPERVTMPDIDIDFDDHRRDEVIEYVVRKYGRDRVAQIITFGRMLARAVIRDVGRVMGLPYGEVDKIAKMVPAQLGITLDQALESSPELKQAYDQQPVVRQLVDMARKLEGMPRHASVHAAGVVIGRDPLMEHVPLQRMQDGSTVTQFPMTTLEELGLLKMDFLGLRTLHVIQETEQIIHQTGARDVLAEEPGPAGPGGAGGPAGAGGAGGASGEVGKDGPRGAGGAGGGPGGDGTAARRPFRVRDIPLDDAATFEAMSRGETAAMFQVESSGFTQMLRSLKPSSIEDLIAAVALFRPGPLGSGMVDDFIKRKHGQVPVEYPHPWLEPILKETYGTIVYQEQVMQIASVMAGFTLGEADLLRRAMGKKKPEEMQKQREKFLAGAAAKGIDAELAGRIFDLMEYFAGYGFNKSHSAAYGYLAYVTAYLKTHYPAPYMAATLSSVMSNSDRVAEYIAECRRLGIPVLPPDVNQSEARFTVVPDPGAPGGQAIRFGLAAVKNVGFGAIESIVAARQEGGPFRSLDDFCRRVDLRQVNRRALESLIKAGAFDSLGEPRARLVAGLEEVMNRAQRWHKERETGQVSLLDLTAALVGAGGRGSGGGGTGAGAAAADLEVTELPPVDEWPPNRKLAMEKEVLGLYLSGHPLAHYQRELARRVTATTRQLADREDGARVQVGGLVQGVRRITTRGGDFMAFVQLEDLEGTVEVVVFPRTYAEAAEALQEDAVIVVRGRVDRREEEEPPKVVAEEIWPLVTGKRLVVALPDGGPDAVEGVLARVRGACQRHPGTSPVVLVFPGRGHALQVDAQYWVTPRAELLQDLARVVGDSGFYLDDH
- the hemE gene encoding uroporphyrinogen decarboxylase; protein product: MTPSQRFLAACRRQPVDRTPVWFMRQAGRIFPEFRALRRQYGFVELMQHPDLCAEITVMPVERLGVDAAILFADIMTPLAPLGVDYRIEPGVGPVVGQPLAAAADLGRLRRFDPREELAPVLETVRLVRRALGDRVPLIGFAGAPFTLACYLIEGRPSREFHRARALMYGDPAFWHGLMERLAETVLDYLRAQVEAGVQAVQLFDSWVGGLGPAAYRRFVLPYSSRVLEGLADLGVPRIHFGTGNAALLPLMAEAGAEVVGVDWRVDLDRAWEAIGPDKAIQGNLDPAALLAPFDQVEEQARDVLRRAAGRPGHIFNLGHGVLPETPVDHLRRLVELVHRETERPAEAEARPAAGV
- a CDS encoding BrxA/BrxB family bacilliredoxin — encoded protein: MSMEMLDMFFAPMREELVRLGFTELRTPEEVDAAMAEAGDDETTLVVVNSMCGCAGGIARPAVAMALEHERRPRRWLTVFASQDREATARMREYFTGQPPSSPSIALLKGRQLVYMLHRSDIENRTAEEVAADLKAAFDRFCA
- a CDS encoding OsmC family protein — its product is MRHGTVRWKGGSRYVGANDLGLEVPLQGAPREGERREAPSPKDLVLLGLGGCTAIDVVEILNKMRQPLGSLVIDLEAEEPEEHPKVFRQVRLVYRLEGHGLDPERAVRAVTLSQQKYCGVSAMIGRTAAIHYAVEVNGERVYEGTAGLAAAGTADGS